Proteins encoded within one genomic window of Methanobrevibacter arboriphilus JCM 13429 = DSM 1125:
- the cbiQ gene encoding cobalt ECF transporter T component CbiQ encodes MNINETLDLESLSSQHSIVHDLEGRIKLIAVLIIIIYTVFSTQLLVPLVLEIFLLIMIFLAKLSFKNSFMRIALLLPFGGFIILFQPFIHPGDIIWQSPISWIHITQSGLNWAILLASRLIVCLTSIVLLSSTSPMQEIVQSLRKLGMPRDLAMILSIMVRFLFIFVDELQSIRKAQKSRNFDIHSKLTPYKWRVKQVGYSIAMMFLKAYEKGEATYSSMVSRCFSDSSDLYHVRKKINKSDYIYISTIISIIIILQILVTFYPDYLGYLGVVLYR; translated from the coding sequence ATGAATATTAATGAAACTTTAGATTTAGAGTCTTTATCATCTCAACATTCTATTGTCCATGATTTAGAAGGTAGAATAAAGCTTATTGCTGTTTTAATTATTATAATATACACAGTTTTTTCTACTCAATTATTAGTTCCATTAGTTCTAGAAATATTTTTATTAATAATGATATTTCTAGCTAAGCTATCTTTTAAGAATTCTTTTATGAGAATAGCTCTACTTTTACCATTTGGTGGATTTATTATATTATTTCAACCATTTATCCATCCAGGAGATATAATATGGCAAAGTCCTATTTCATGGATACATATTACCCAGTCAGGATTGAATTGGGCTATACTCTTAGCTTCTAGGTTAATTGTATGTTTAACTAGTATTGTATTACTATCTTCAACAAGTCCTATGCAAGAAATTGTTCAATCACTTAGAAAATTAGGTATGCCTAGAGATTTAGCTATGATTTTAAGTATTATGGTTAGATTCTTATTTATTTTTGTTGATGAACTTCAATCCATTCGTAAAGCTCAAAAATCAAGAAATTTTGATATTCATAGTAAACTGACACCATATAAATGGAGAGTAAAACAGGTAGGATATTCGATAGCTATGATGTTTTTAAAAGCATATGAAAAAGGAGAAGCAACATACTCAAGTATGGTTAGTAGATGTTTTTCTGATAGTTCTGATTTGTATCATGTGAGAAAAAAAATAAATAAATCAGATTATATTTATATATCAACAATCATTAGTATTATAATTATTTTACAAATTTTAGTAACTTTTTATCCAGACTATTTAGGATATTTAGGTGTTGTTTTGTACAGATAG
- the cdhA gene encoding CO dehydrogenase/acetyl-CoA synthase complex subunit alpha, with protein sequence MTPNSTKPKEFKDDFWKAKDIKFSFGEIIEDNSPASEDKETFVGPTLKPSATDLRSWDMKLLERYPPFYAPFCDMCCLCTYGKCDLTGKKGACGIDIEAQQGRFALLTCCIGAAAHSAHSRHLLEYLIHKVGPDHPVDFGNNIDIEAPIIRTLIGKAPKTLGDIREAMSYMEEENLHLLSACHTGQEGNHLDFESKAFHAGLMDHIGMEIGDISQIAALNLPKGEPDTSLIELGIGSIDRDKPVILCIGHNVAPGSGIVDYLEDNDLEDDVEICGICCAAIDITRYSNRAKVVGPISKQLKFLRSGVADVVVVDEQCIRSDVLEEAQKTGTALIATTDKMCLGLPDRTNDEVDSILADILNKRIEGALILDPEKVGEVATKLSLSLSKSRKSIKTLPDMDEIQEEASKCTQCEWCVRVCPNNLPIMDAVSSAGKGDLDAVESLYNNDICYTCGRCEQECPEDIKIMDLMSKVGENNLKSQKFNIRAGRGPIQDVEVRRVGAPIVLGDIPGVIAFVGCTNYPNGGEEVAKMAEEFLKRNYIVVTSGCGAMSIGEYKDEEGKTLYEKYSGDFDARGLVNLGSCVSNSHISGVAIKIANIFAKKPLEGNFEVIADYILNRVGACGVAWGPYSQKAAAIAAGVNRWGIPVVLGPHGSKYRRLYLGRPDKEDVWNLNDMRTGKVIKGEPAPEHLLFAAENREEATVAIAKNCLRPTDTNKGRQIKLNHYIDLNKKYFGVIPEDVYKYIRTDKDIPITYKNDVKEILERNNWEPRELVMEPSILDFPEEE encoded by the coding sequence TTGACACCTAATTCAACTAAACCTAAAGAGTTTAAAGATGATTTTTGGAAAGCTAAAGATATAAAATTTTCTTTTGGTGAAATTATAGAAGATAATTCTCCTGCTTCTGAAGATAAAGAAACTTTTGTTGGTCCAACTTTAAAACCATCAGCTACGGATTTAAGATCATGGGATATGAAACTATTAGAAAGATATCCTCCTTTTTATGCTCCGTTTTGTGATATGTGTTGTTTATGTACTTATGGAAAATGTGATCTTACTGGGAAAAAAGGTGCTTGTGGTATTGATATTGAGGCTCAGCAAGGAAGATTTGCACTTTTAACATGTTGTATAGGTGCTGCTGCACATTCTGCTCATAGTAGGCACTTACTTGAATATTTAATTCACAAGGTAGGTCCAGATCATCCAGTAGATTTTGGAAATAATATTGATATTGAAGCACCAATTATAAGAACTTTAATTGGTAAAGCTCCTAAAACATTAGGTGATATTAGAGAAGCAATGTCCTACATGGAAGAAGAAAACCTTCATTTACTTTCTGCTTGTCACACTGGACAAGAAGGTAACCATCTTGATTTTGAATCTAAAGCTTTTCATGCTGGTTTAATGGATCATATTGGAATGGAAATAGGAGATATTTCACAAATAGCTGCTTTGAATTTACCAAAAGGTGAGCCAGATACTTCTCTTATAGAACTAGGTATTGGGTCAATTGATAGAGATAAACCAGTCATACTTTGTATAGGTCATAATGTTGCTCCTGGTTCTGGAATTGTTGATTATTTAGAAGATAATGATCTTGAAGATGATGTTGAGATTTGTGGTATATGTTGTGCTGCTATTGATATAACTCGATATAGTAATAGGGCTAAGGTTGTTGGACCTATTTCTAAACAGTTAAAATTCCTTAGAAGTGGTGTTGCTGATGTTGTTGTTGTTGATGAACAATGTATAAGATCTGATGTTCTTGAAGAAGCTCAAAAAACTGGAACTGCGTTAATAGCTACAACGGATAAAATGTGTTTAGGATTACCTGACAGAACAAATGATGAAGTTGACTCAATTTTAGCAGATATACTAAATAAAAGAATTGAAGGAGCTCTTATTCTTGATCCTGAAAAAGTCGGTGAGGTAGCTACTAAACTTTCATTAAGTTTATCTAAATCCAGAAAATCTATTAAAACTTTACCTGATATGGATGAAATTCAAGAAGAAGCTAGTAAATGTACTCAGTGTGAATGGTGTGTAAGAGTTTGTCCTAATAATCTTCCTATAATGGATGCAGTATCTTCTGCAGGTAAAGGGGATCTTGATGCAGTAGAATCATTGTATAATAATGATATTTGTTATACTTGTGGTCGCTGTGAACAAGAATGTCCTGAAGATATAAAAATTATGGATTTAATGTCTAAAGTTGGTGAAAACAACCTTAAAAGTCAAAAATTCAATATTCGTGCAGGAAGAGGTCCAATACAAGATGTTGAAGTTAGACGTGTAGGTGCTCCAATTGTTTTAGGTGATATACCTGGTGTTATAGCATTTGTAGGATGTACTAATTATCCTAATGGTGGGGAAGAAGTTGCTAAAATGGCTGAAGAATTCTTAAAGAGGAATTATATTGTGGTTACTAGTGGATGTGGAGCAATGTCTATTGGTGAGTATAAAGATGAAGAAGGGAAAACTCTATATGAAAAATATAGTGGGGATTTTGATGCAAGAGGTCTTGTTAATCTAGGTTCCTGTGTATCCAATTCTCATATATCTGGAGTTGCTATTAAGATAGCTAACATCTTTGCTAAAAAGCCACTTGAAGGAAATTTTGAAGTTATAGCTGATTATATATTAAACAGAGTAGGTGCTTGTGGGGTTGCATGGGGGCCTTATTCACAAAAAGCAGCGGCTATTGCAGCCGGTGTTAATAGATGGGGTATTCCTGTAGTTTTAGGACCTCATGGTTCTAAATATAGAAGGCTCTATTTGGGTAGACCGGATAAAGAAGATGTTTGGAATTTAAATGATATGAGAACTGGAAAAGTTATTAAAGGTGAACCTGCTCCAGAACATCTATTATTCGCTGCTGAAAATAGAGAAGAAGCTACAGTAGCTATTGCTAAAAATTGTCTTAGACCTACTGATACTAATAAAGGAAGACAAATTAAATTGAACCATTATATAGATTTAAACAAAAAATATTTTGGTGTGATTCCTGAAGATGTTTATAAATATATTCGTACTGATAAAGATATTCCAATAACTTATAAAAATGATGTTAAGGAAATCTTAGAAAGAAATAATTGGGAACCTCGTGAATTAGTTATGGAACCATCAATTCTTGACTTTCCTGAAGAAGAATGA
- a CDS encoding energy-coupling factor ABC transporter ATP-binding protein, with translation MKETVLSTENLGFIYPDGTEAIKNINISIEKGDKVAVIGSNGAGKSTLFSHFNGLSEPTEGIIKINEQPIVYKKKELMKIRQKVGVVFQKPDDQLFAPSVIEDVAFGPMNLGLSLEEVDKRVKESLEMVGMTGFENKPPHHLSGGQQKRVSIAGVIAMRPEIMILDEPTAGLDPQGVEQVLKILNDLNKNGMSIVISSHDVEMITEFADKIFVLHHGKIINQGTTEEVFANHKFLIEAHLRPPKSSEILHRLKKKGLNVDMKLTTKDACDEILKAKMKSQNNI, from the coding sequence ATGAAAGAAACAGTTTTATCAACTGAAAATTTAGGATTCATATATCCTGATGGTACAGAAGCAATAAAAAACATTAATATCTCTATTGAAAAAGGAGATAAAGTAGCGGTTATTGGATCTAATGGAGCTGGAAAATCAACATTATTTTCACACTTTAATGGACTTAGTGAGCCTACAGAAGGTATAATAAAAATTAACGAACAACCAATTGTTTATAAAAAGAAAGAATTGATGAAAATTAGACAAAAAGTAGGAGTTGTTTTTCAAAAACCTGATGATCAACTTTTTGCACCTAGTGTTATAGAAGATGTGGCTTTTGGGCCAATGAACTTAGGATTATCTTTAGAAGAAGTAGATAAAAGAGTTAAAGAATCTTTAGAAATGGTTGGAATGACAGGTTTTGAGAATAAACCTCCTCATCATTTAAGTGGTGGGCAGCAAAAAAGAGTATCCATAGCAGGAGTAATAGCAATGCGTCCTGAAATTATGATACTTGACGAACCTACAGCAGGTCTTGATCCTCAAGGTGTAGAACAAGTTTTAAAGATTTTAAATGATTTAAATAAAAATGGAATGAGTATTGTTATATCTTCACATGATGTAGAAATGATAACAGAATTTGCAGATAAAATATTTGTATTACATCATGGAAAAATTATAAATCAAGGAACTACTGAAGAAGTCTTTGCAAATCACAAATTTTTAATAGAAGCTCATTTAAGACCTCCAAAATCATCTGAAATATTACATAGATTGAAAAAAAAAGGTTTAAATGTGGATATGAAGCTAACAACAAAAGATGCTTGTGATGAAATACTAAAAGCAAAAATGAAAAGCCAAAACAATATTTAA
- a CDS encoding PDGLE domain-containing protein, producing MKKKDKYLIIVGIIICIVVAGLSPFIASGDPDGLEKSAEDANVGEDVAYAFVESPFPDYTMGDSVFGEIFALVLGIIITLLLAFGVAYLIKKNKA from the coding sequence ATGAAAAAAAAAGATAAATATCTAATTATAGTAGGAATTATTATATGTATTGTAGTTGCTGGTTTATCACCATTTATTGCATCTGGAGACCCTGATGGACTTGAAAAATCTGCAGAAGATGCAAATGTTGGTGAAGATGTTGCATATGCTTTTGTAGAATCACCATTCCCGGATTATACCATGGGAGATAGTGTTTTTGGTGAGATATTTGCCTTAGTTCTAGGTATTATAATAACACTGTTATTAGCATTTGGAGTGGCATATCTCATTAAAAAAAACAAAGCATAG
- the cdhB gene encoding CO dehydrogenase/acetyl-CoA synthase complex subunit epsilon: MNDRVIPWQPTVIAGPKQALLATPETAKLMLRKSKRPLFVVGPYAKNEPLMGLIKDIAEAWDLPIVTTADTFKSFNENGIESNYYGIVEITNLLKDPEWKGIRGEGPHDLVMFVGCIYYIASQGLSTLKHFAPHLKTLTICKYFHSNADASFPNMKDEEWENYLEKMSEK, translated from the coding sequence ATGAATGACAGAGTTATTCCATGGCAACCAACAGTTATTGCTGGACCAAAACAAGCTTTACTTGCAACTCCTGAAACTGCAAAGTTAATGCTTCGTAAATCTAAGCGTCCCTTGTTTGTTGTTGGGCCTTATGCAAAAAATGAACCTTTAATGGGTCTTATTAAAGATATAGCTGAAGCTTGGGATTTACCTATTGTTACAACAGCTGATACTTTTAAATCTTTTAATGAAAATGGAATTGAAAGTAATTATTATGGTATTGTTGAAATAACTAATTTACTTAAAGATCCTGAGTGGAAAGGTATTAGGGGTGAAGGACCTCATGATTTAGTAATGTTTGTAGGATGTATTTATTATATAGCCTCTCAGGGGCTTTCTACTTTAAAACACTTTGCACCTCACCTTAAAACTTTGACAATATGTAAATATTTCCATTCAAATGCTGATGCATCTTTTCCTAATATGAAAGATGAAGAATGGGAGAATTATTTAGAAAAAATGAGTGAAAAGTAG
- the cbiM gene encoding cobalt transporter CbiM encodes MHIPDGFIPLWQCAIYYVILIIAVYFASKWAKNNLDEKRIPLMAVLAAGIFAIMSMNMPIPFGTSGHMVGGALVAIVFMAPEAAVLVFTVVLILQALLFGDGGITALGANVLNMGVIGGSVGLFTFKGLKNYIGKYPAIGVAAWLATFISALACAVEMALAGTFPLVLGLTSMGIYHAFIGIIEAVLTIIVIMALEKFRPDLLAWNKRDYSNGGAD; translated from the coding sequence ATGCATATACCTGACGGTTTTATACCATTGTGGCAGTGTGCTATATATTATGTGATTTTAATTATAGCAGTGTATTTCGCTAGTAAATGGGCGAAAAATAACCTTGATGAAAAACGAATTCCATTAATGGCAGTTTTAGCAGCAGGTATCTTCGCTATAATGTCTATGAACATGCCAATTCCATTTGGTACTAGTGGGCATATGGTTGGAGGTGCTTTAGTAGCGATAGTATTTATGGCACCAGAAGCAGCTGTTCTTGTATTTACAGTTGTATTAATTCTTCAAGCATTACTCTTTGGAGATGGAGGAATTACAGCTCTTGGTGCTAATGTTTTAAATATGGGAGTAATCGGAGGATCAGTAGGATTATTCACATTTAAAGGGTTAAAAAATTACATTGGAAAATATCCTGCAATCGGAGTTGCAGCATGGCTTGCAACATTTATATCTGCATTAGCATGTGCTGTTGAAATGGCACTTGCTGGAACATTCCCACTTGTTTTGGGTTTAACATCAATGGGAATATATCACGCATTTATTGGTATAATTGAAGCTGTTTTAACAATTATTGTAATAATGGCACTTGAAAAATTCAGGCCAGACTTATTAGCATGGAATAAGAGAGATTATTCAAATGGTGGAGCTGATTAG
- a CDS encoding ATP-binding protein produces the protein MIIAVSGKGGTGKTLVSSILVKLLSKTGKDLLVIDADPDSNIPESLGIDVDRSVGDVREDLKKDINKGKIPSGMNKWDILDYKIMESIVETPDFDLLMMGRPEGSGCYCAVNNMLRKIIENISSNYDFIVIDTEAGLEHLSRRTTQSVDTMLVVSDSSKRGLHTASRVGNLSKELEISFDQIYLILNRVKPGNEKEICEKSKETGLDTIGLIHDDDIVSKFDIEGKPLIDLPDDCEPVEIIKEVIDKLI, from the coding sequence TTGATAATCGCTGTTAGTGGAAAAGGTGGAACTGGTAAAACTTTGGTTTCATCCATCTTAGTTAAATTATTATCTAAAACAGGAAAAGATCTCCTTGTTATTGATGCTGATCCTGATTCAAATATTCCTGAATCTTTAGGAATTGATGTTGATAGGAGTGTTGGTGATGTAAGAGAAGATCTTAAGAAGGACATCAACAAAGGAAAAATTCCTTCTGGAATGAATAAATGGGATATTTTAGACTATAAAATCATGGAATCAATTGTGGAAACACCTGATTTTGATTTACTTATGATGGGGAGACCTGAAGGTAGTGGATGTTATTGTGCTGTCAATAATATGCTTAGAAAGATTATAGAAAATATTTCCTCTAATTATGATTTTATCGTGATTGATACTGAAGCAGGACTTGAACATTTAAGCCGTAGAACAACACAAAGTGTTGATACAATGTTAGTAGTTTCTGATTCATCAAAAAGAGGATTGCACACAGCTTCAAGAGTTGGAAATTTATCTAAAGAATTAGAAATATCATTTGATCAAATTTATTTAATATTAAATAGGGTAAAACCTGGTAATGAAAAAGAGATATGTGAAAAATCGAAAGAAACAGGCTTAGACACAATTGGATTGATACATGATGATGATATTGTATCTAAATTTGATATTGAAGGGAAACCTTTAATAGATCTTCCAGATGATTGTGAACCTGTTGAAATTATTAAAGAGGTTATTGATAAGCTAATTTAA
- the cdhD gene encoding CO dehydrogenase/acetyl-CoA synthase subunit delta has translation MDQINQLLKLLENTESIEIDEFRMDFEELEINLAPAIARTVQQTVARQNAIEKSVEKTMLKATEFKPPIKEYPGKIAQVQLGAGSRKPVYLGGQTSLYRFEEPQPNPPIVTFDVFDIPMPGLPRPIREHFSDVMESPGEWAKKAVKDYGANMVTMHLIGTGPKVMDKSPREGAQAVEEVLQAVDVPLVVGGSGDPVKDPLVLEAAAAAADGERCLLASANMDLDYHKVAKSAVDYGHAVLSWAITDVNMQKSLNKYLMKDGLKQEDIVMDPTTCALGYGIEFSIDVITRTRLGGLKGDPDLQMPMSSGTTNAWGSREAWMKKEEWGPTDYRGPLWEIFTGLTLMLNGVDIFMMLHPESVRILREIGETFTKEYLTSPSPNIENWIMELE, from the coding sequence ATGGATCAGATCAATCAGCTATTAAAGCTATTGGAAAATACGGAATCTATTGAGATTGATGAGTTTAGAATGGATTTCGAAGAATTAGAAATAAATTTAGCTCCAGCTATTGCAAGAACAGTTCAACAAACTGTAGCTAGGCAGAATGCTATTGAAAAAAGTGTTGAAAAGACTATGCTTAAAGCAACAGAGTTTAAACCGCCTATTAAAGAGTATCCGGGTAAAATTGCACAGGTTCAATTAGGAGCTGGATCAAGAAAACCAGTATATCTTGGAGGGCAAACATCGCTTTATAGATTTGAGGAACCTCAACCAAATCCTCCAATTGTAACATTTGATGTTTTTGATATTCCTATGCCAGGATTGCCTCGTCCAATAAGAGAACACTTTTCCGATGTTATGGAGTCTCCTGGTGAGTGGGCTAAAAAAGCAGTTAAAGATTATGGGGCTAATATGGTTACAATGCATTTGATTGGTACTGGTCCAAAAGTTATGGATAAGTCTCCAAGAGAAGGTGCTCAGGCTGTTGAAGAGGTTCTTCAGGCTGTTGATGTTCCTCTTGTAGTAGGGGGCTCTGGTGATCCAGTTAAAGATCCTCTTGTTCTTGAAGCGGCTGCAGCTGCAGCTGATGGGGAAAGATGTTTACTTGCATCTGCAAACATGGATTTAGACTATCATAAAGTAGCTAAATCTGCTGTTGATTATGGTCATGCAGTTCTTTCATGGGCTATTACTGATGTTAATATGCAAAAATCCTTGAATAAATATTTAATGAAAGATGGATTAAAACAAGAAGATATTGTTATGGATCCTACAACTTGTGCTCTTGGTTATGGTATTGAATTCTCAATTGATGTTATTACAAGAACTCGTTTAGGAGGTCTTAAAGGAGATCCTGATCTACAGATGCCAATGTCTTCTGGAACTACTAATGCATGGGGTTCAAGGGAAGCATGGATGAAAAAAGAAGAATGGGGACCAACAGATTATAGAGGCCCTTTATGGGAGATTTTCACTGGTCTTACATTGATGCTAAATGGTGTAGATATATTTATGATGCTTCACCCAGAATCAGTAAGAATACTTAGAGAAATCGGTGAAACCTTTACTAAAGAATATTTAACCAGCCCAAGTCCAAATATAGAGAATTGGATTATGGAGTTAGAATAA
- a CDS encoding tetratricopeptide repeat protein, which translates to MDRYQGWKWYDTILIAILLIAFLICIIILKDIVMSIACLLLIAIIITFFSKEINITLADRMIKKGKYEKALKYCKKVLRKDPNYVYAIIKKAEIFEAIEKPKEALQLYDSAISKNPNNNIPWEMKGDLLKKLGKEKEAEESFKKAEILKNKKMEKKWYYKLMKKL; encoded by the coding sequence ATGGATAGATATCAAGGATGGAAATGGTATGATACAATACTTATAGCTATATTATTAATTGCATTTTTAATATGTATTATTATTTTAAAAGATATTGTCATGAGCATTGCTTGTTTACTTTTAATAGCAATCATAATTACATTTTTCTCAAAAGAAATAAATATAACCCTTGCAGATAGAATGATTAAGAAAGGAAAATATGAAAAAGCTTTAAAATATTGTAAAAAAGTTTTAAGAAAAGATCCGAATTATGTTTATGCTATTATTAAAAAAGCTGAAATATTTGAAGCGATAGAAAAACCAAAAGAAGCACTCCAACTTTATGATTCTGCTATTTCCAAAAATCCAAATAATAATATTCCTTGGGAAATGAAAGGCGATCTCTTAAAAAAATTAGGAAAGGAAAAAGAAGCAGAAGAATCTTTCAAAAAAGCAGAAATTTTAAAAAATAAAAAAATGGAGAAAAAATGGTATTATAAACTTATGAAAAAATTATGA
- the cdhC gene encoding CO dehydrogenase/CO-methylating acetyl-CoA synthase complex subunit beta yields the protein MFSDIPVDVSPMHEGERIRAANMFVELAGPKSIGAELVQVDDSITDGKFEVIGPELSEMTKGEVYPFGIKIDIKGEKLEKELEGVIERRTHDLCNYVQGFMHLNQRDQIWCRVSTEALDSGFKLLDLAKALGILFKEEFPIIEEISVTILTNEEDVKEFVAGAHDIYAARDERARELSDEDVDVFYGCLMCQSFAPTHMCVVTPDRTALCGAINWFDCRASAKMDPDGSIFEIEKGEVLDDVKGEYSNVNEVIAQKTQGETDKVYLHSVFEYPHTSCGCFEAVAFYIPELDGIGIVDRDFSGETPLGIPFSSMAGQCSGGKQVEGFTGLSLEYMRSPKFLQADGAYERIVWMPNSIKSSLEGFIPDDMFDKIATDEDATSVNDIKEFLKDKDHPILERIANLGTDDDDVDDEYSEDEDLVSQDETMGQEFVPVATAPEMAMPMSGGVKVIFKNAKIYAEKVIIKKSKK from the coding sequence ATGTTTAGTGATATCCCTGTTGATGTAAGTCCTATGCATGAAGGTGAAAGAATACGTGCAGCTAATATGTTTGTAGAATTAGCAGGCCCCAAATCTATTGGTGCAGAACTTGTTCAAGTCGATGATTCTATAACGGATGGTAAATTTGAAGTCATTGGTCCAGAACTTTCTGAAATGACCAAAGGTGAAGTTTATCCATTTGGCATAAAAATAGATATTAAAGGTGAAAAGCTTGAAAAAGAGCTTGAAGGTGTTATTGAAAGAAGAACTCATGATTTATGTAACTATGTTCAAGGATTTATGCATCTGAACCAAAGAGACCAAATTTGGTGTAGAGTGAGTACTGAGGCTTTAGATTCTGGATTTAAACTTTTAGATTTAGCTAAAGCTCTTGGAATATTATTTAAAGAAGAATTTCCAATTATTGAAGAAATTTCAGTTACAATTTTAACTAATGAAGAAGATGTTAAAGAATTTGTAGCTGGTGCTCATGATATTTATGCTGCAAGAGATGAAAGAGCAAGAGAATTATCTGATGAAGATGTTGATGTGTTTTATGGGTGTTTAATGTGTCAATCATTTGCTCCTACTCATATGTGTGTTGTGACTCCTGATAGAACTGCTTTATGTGGGGCTATTAATTGGTTTGATTGTAGAGCTTCTGCTAAAATGGATCCTGATGGATCAATTTTCGAAATAGAAAAGGGTGAAGTTTTAGACGATGTTAAAGGCGAATATTCTAATGTTAATGAAGTAATAGCTCAAAAAACTCAGGGTGAAACTGATAAAGTATATCTTCATAGTGTTTTTGAATATCCTCATACTTCCTGTGGTTGTTTTGAAGCTGTAGCTTTTTATATTCCTGAATTAGATGGTATTGGTATTGTTGATAGGGATTTTTCTGGTGAAACTCCTTTAGGAATTCCATTTTCATCAATGGCTGGACAATGTTCTGGTGGAAAGCAAGTTGAAGGGTTCACTGGATTGAGTTTAGAATATATGAGATCCCCTAAATTTTTACAAGCTGATGGAGCATATGAAAGAATTGTTTGGATGCCTAATTCAATTAAAAGTTCTTTAGAAGGTTTTATTCCAGATGATATGTTTGATAAAATAGCTACTGATGAAGATGCTACATCTGTTAATGATATAAAAGAATTTTTAAAGGATAAAGATCACCCTATTCTTGAAAGAATTGCTAACTTAGGCACAGATGATGATGATGTTGATGATGAATATTCTGAAGATGAAGATTTAGTATCTCAAGATGAAACTATGGGTCAAGAATTTGTACCTGTAGCTACTGCTCCTGAAATGGCTATGCCTATGTCAGGGGGAGTTAAAGTCATTTTTAAAAATGCAAAAATATATGCTGAAAAGGTTATAATCAAAAAAAGTAAGAAATAA